One Castanea sativa cultivar Marrone di Chiusa Pesio chromosome 4, ASM4071231v1 DNA window includes the following coding sequences:
- the LOC142632985 gene encoding cytochrome P450 71A1-like has protein sequence MDPLTLLHQWWQELHISTLFNSFLFSLLLLFSLLYFLKHTRGGKLNLPPSPPKLPIIGNLHQIGTLLHRSLHSVSEKYGPLVLLHLGNAPFLVVSSSEIAREIMKTHDTVLANRPQIRAARVLFHGCTDIAFCLYGEYWRQAKKICVLEILSQKRVQAFQFVREEEAAEMVKKIRDSCMNGATIDLGEMFVNISSNIICRTALGRKYEGEDGSQSFGNLSRRAMELIGAFCFEDLFPYLKWLDVLTGFSARLRTTSNALNAVLDQIIEEHQKSDGGDQSDKKDFVDILLNLQKNGMLDINLTQANIKAILLDMFMGGTDTTSTTMEWAMAELVKNPSVMKKAQEEVRRVVGEKPKVDETDIDQMDFLKCVIKETLRLHAPVMITRASSGSTKLEGYDIPPGTGILINAWAIQRDPKLWDRPEEFLPERFANNSIDFKGHHEQFIPFGMGRRGCPGISFAIIEAEYVLANLLYWFDWELPGGVTVDDLDMSEVYRLVIRKKNPLCLVPVLHSPS, from the exons ATGGATCCACTTACCTTATTGCATCAATGGTGGCAAGAGCTGCATATAAGCACTTTGTTCAACTCATTCCTATTCTCTTTACTTCTTCTCTTTTCCTTACTCTATTTCCTAAAGCACACTAGAGGTGGCAAACTCAACTTACCTCCATCTCCTCCAAAGCTACCTATAATTGGCAACCTTCACCAGATAGGCACACTCCTCCACCGATCTCTTCATTCTGTCTCTGAGAAGTATGGCCCTCTAGTGCTCTTGCACTTGGGCAATGCCCCATTTCTTGTAGTTTCATCCTCTGAAATAGCTAGAGAGATCATGAAGACCCATGATACAGTTTTAGCAAATAGGCCCCAGATAAGGGCAGCAAGAGTTCTCTTCCATGGATGCACTGACATTGCATTTTGTCTCTATGGTGAGTATTGGAGACAAGCAAAGAAAATTTGTGTTCTTGAAATTTTAAGCCAAAAAAGGGTGCAAGCCTTTCAATTTGTGAGGGAAGAAGAAGCTGCGGAAATGGTCAAGAAGATAAGAGATTCATGTATGAATGGAGCAACAATTGATCTTGGTGAGATGTTTGTTAATATCTCAAGCAATATAATTTGCAGAACCGCCCTTGGTCGAAAGTATGAAGGAGAAGATGGTAGCCAGAGTTTTGGAAATTTGTCAAGGAGAGCAATGGAACTTATAGGAGCATTTTGCTTTGAGGatctttttccatatttgaaaTGGTTGGATGTTCTGACTGGATTTTCTGCAAGATTGAGAACAACTTCCAATGCCTTAAATGCAGTCCTTGATCAAATAATTGAGGAACATCAGAAGAGTGATGGTGGTGACCAATCTGATAAGAAAGACTTTGTGGATATTCTTTTAAATCTTCAAAAGAATGGTATGCTTGACATCAATCTCACTCAAGCAAACATCAAAGCAATCCTactg GACATGTTTATGGGAGGAACTGATACCACTTCAACAACCATGGAATGGGCAATGGCAGAGCTTGTGAAGAATCCAAGTGTGATGAAGAAAGCCCAAGAAGAGGTAAGAAGGGTAGTAGGAGAGAAACCAAAGGTAGATGAGACTGATATAGATCAAATGGACTTCTTAAAGTGTGTTATCAAAGAGACTCTGAGGTTACATGCTCCTGTCATGATTACTAGAGCATCATCTGGAAGTACTAAACTTGAAGGCTATGATATTCCTCCAGGAACAGGGATCTTAATCAATGCATGGGCAATTCAAAGAGATCCCAAATTATGGGATAGGCCAGAGGAGTTTCTCCCAGAGAGATTTGCTAACAATTCAATTGATTTCAAAGGCCATCATGAACAATTCATACCCTTTGGCATGGGGCGTAGGGGTTGCCCTGGGATATCATTTGCTATCATAGAAGCTGAATATGTGTTAGCCAATCTCTTGTACTGGTTTGACTGGGAGTTGCCTGGTGGTGTTACTGTGGATGACTTGGACATGAGTGAGGTTTATAGGCTAGTCATTCGTAAGAAAAATCCACTTTGTCTTGTACCAGTACTACATTCTCCTTCGTAA